The Phycisphaeraceae bacterium genome segment ATCGGTTGCTCCATCCTTCACAGGCCGCAGGTGATCCTGTTGGATGAGCCGACCGTTGGCGTCGATCCGCAAAGCCGCGAGCGCATCTGGCAGATGCTCGCCCAGCTGCGGAACGACGGGGCCTCGATTCTGCTCACCTCTCATCAGCTTGATGAGGTCGAACGCGTCTGCGACCGCATCGTCATCATCGACCACGGCAAGGTCGTGGCCGAGGGTACCGTGGAGTCGTTGATCGCCGCCACCATCGGACGCGAGCGTCGCGTGACGATCACGCTCGACCGCGCCGCGAGCGACGTGTCGCTCAATGACTTCACTTTTGATGGTCCGCGCGCTGTCGGGCGCATGGGCAACGTGGCGGCGGAGCTGCCTGCGATTCTCACGCGGCTGGCCGAGCGCGGCTGCCGCGTGGAAGACGTTCACATCGACACACCCACCCTCCAGGCGGTCTTCATCCACCTCACCGGACGCGAACTGCGGGAGTGACCCTTTCCCAGCGGCGCAGGCGTCTCGCCTGCGTCACAGAACCCTCGGGAATGCTCGCCCCCAACCTCGACACAACCCATCAATGAACACCCTTCTCCGCATCAACTGGCTCAATCTCAAGCGCGACCACGTGGCGCTGGGGCTGACATTCGTGCTGCCGATCATCTTTTTTTCGATCTTCGCGTCCATCTTCGCGGGCATGAGCGGCGGCGGCGTGGGAGGCGACAACGCGATTGATGTCATCGTGGTCGATGAGGATGGCACCGAGGTCGCCCGCCGCTTCATCGACACGCTCACGCGGACGGACGGGCTGGCCATCCACACCGCGCCGCGCGCGACGCACGAGAACCCATCCCCAGCGCGGTACACCCGCGACACGGCCCGTCAGCGCGTCCGCTCCGGCGCCGTGCCCGCGGCGGTCATCATCCCGCCCGGCTTCGGCGACGGCTTCGGCGACTTCGCCGCCGCCTCGCAGGGAGCTGGCGGAGCGAGCGTGCAACTCATCTACGACCCCGCCGACCCCATCGCGCAGTTCGCCGTCAGCGGGTTGATGCAGGCGGCGGCCTTCCGCGCCGCGCCGGACATCCTGATGGAGCGAGGGCTGGGCGCTCTCGACCAATTCGGCGGCGGACTCACCGAGCAGCAGCGGCAGGCGATTGACCAACTGCGGCCCTTCCTGCGAGGCGAGCAGGCGTGGAACGACATGGAAGGCGTGAGGGACGAGCCGCCAGCCACCGGAGGCGACAAGCCGGCGGCCGATCGCCAATCGC includes the following:
- a CDS encoding ABC transporter ATP-binding protein; this encodes MSTAALTVTDARKHYGRTPALTGASFHLQRGEWLGLLGPNGAGKSTLVKAIAGRVRLDGGAIMLLDACVAGEGAARDDRPSASPADARARLGVVPQEIAIYPLLTARENLEVFGSLAGLAGAALAERVTWALDFAGLADRARDRAGTFSGGMKRRLNIGCSILHRPQVILLDEPTVGVDPQSRERIWQMLAQLRNDGASILLTSHQLDEVERVCDRIVIIDHGKVVAEGTVESLIAATIGRERRVTITLDRAASDVSLNDFTFDGPRAVGRMGNVAAELPAILTRLAERGCRVEDVHIDTPTLQAVFIHLTGRELRE